ACCAGAGAACGTTGAGCGAGAATCAGAAATTGTGGCCCAAGCTGGACGCAAAGGTGCTGTAACCATTGCCACGAACATGGCCGGTCGAGGCACCGACATCATTCTGGGTGGGAACGCCGACTACATGGCAAGGCTGAAAGTGCGGGAATACTTCATGCCGCTGATCGTGCAGCCAGAAGATGAAAGCAACTTTGGTTCCATGCGCGTCGCCGCAGCCGGTGGCAGAAGCAATGCCCAAGGTTTCGGCACCACAAAGAAAGTCAAAACTTGGAAAGTCTCTCCCCAGATTTTCCCCACTCAACTCTCCCGCGAAGCCGAGCAAATGCTCAAAAATGCTGTGCAGTTTGCCGTGCAAAGCTATGGGGAACGCTCTCTGTCAGAACTAGAGGCAGAAGACAAAGTGGCGGTTGCTTCAGAAAAAGCCCCCACGGATGATCCCGTCATTCAAAAACTGCGGGAAGTTTACAATCTTGTTCGCCAGGAGTATGAACACTACACCAGCCGCGAACACGATGAAGTGGTGAACCTGGGCGGGTTGCACGTCATCGGCACCGAACGCCACGAATCTCGCCGGATTGACAACCAATTGCGGGGACGTTGTGGCCGGCAGGGTGACCCCGGTTCCACCAAATTCTTCCTCAGCTTGCAGGATAACCTGTTGCGGATTTTTGGCGGTGATCGCGTGGCCGGCTTAATGAACGCCTTCCAAGTCGAGGAAGATATGCCCATCGAGTCGAGAATGCTGACTCGTTCCCTCGAAGGCGCTCAGAAAAAGGTTGAAACGTACTACTACGACATCCGTAAACAGGTGTTTGAGTACGACGAAGTGATGAATAATCAGCGTCGGGCGATTTATGCTGAACGCCGGCGGGTGTTAGAAGGTCTTGACCTCAAAGAGCAAGTGATCAAGTATGCGGAAAAAACGATGGATGACATCGTTGAAGCTTACGTGAACCCAGATTTGCCTTCGGAAGAATGGGAACTCAACAAATTAGTTGAGAAGGTGAAGGAATTTGTCTATCTGCTGCGGGATATGGAACCCCAGCAGTTGGAAGACTTGTCGATGGAGGAAATCGAAACTTTCCTGCATGAACAAGTTCGGATCGCCTATGACTTAAAAGAAGCACAGGTTGATCAAATCCAACCTGGTTTGATGCGTCAAGCTGAGAGATTCTTTATCTTGCAACAGATTGACACCCTCTGGCGCGAACACTTGCAACAGATGGATGCTTTACGGGAATCGGTGGGACTGCGTAGCTACGGTCAAAAAGACCCCTTGATTGAATATAAGAGTGAAGGCTACGAACTTTTCCTTGATATGATGACCGATATTCGCCGGAATGTGGTATACTCCCTATTCCAATTCCAGCCGCAGGTGCAGCAGCCGGTGCAAGCCTCCTCGGAGATGGTGTGAAGTAGGGGCTAGGGACTAGGGACGATGGGGAGAATTTTTTATTTCCCAATGCCCTATGCCCCATTCCCCATCCCAAACTTACCTTTTACTGATAAGAGGCATGAGGATCTGGCTGGTAATGCGGCCATCTTCAAGCTGGTAAAAATTTAGCTGTCCGCCCATTTGTCGCATTACCCGCTGGCAAATAACCAAATGTAGACCGGGAGGCTGTTCCAGGCTGGAGGGAACGAGTAAATCGATATCGTGACCGGCCTGTAACTCGCTCAGCAGGAGATTCGGCATTTCCCCAGAATCCGTAATCGACAGCTCTAAACGGTTTTCGTCAAAAGGCCGGCACCAAATATCTATTCTTGCACCCATTTCAGACCGGCGGCACGCTGCCAGCAGCACCTCATAAAGCACCCACTCAATTTTGATCGAGTCACCGCTGACATTGAGATGAGTTTCACTGTGCACCTGAGTCCAAAGTTGACGCTGATGAATGACCCCACCGGCACGATCAAGCGTTCGCCGCATCAAACTGGCAACGGGAATAATTTCACCTTGGGTTTGCAGATGCCACTGTTCCTGTTTCAGCAGATCGCGCATTGATTGAATCGAACTGCCTAACTGCCGCAAAATCTGCTGGAGGCGCATAATCTGCAAGGAACCAAAACTGCCTTTATGATTGCCCAGCTCCGTTAGTTTTTTCACCCCCGACTGCATGGCTCGAAAAAAGTCCTCCAAGCGCCGGTGTTTATACCAATTCAAACATTCCAGCTCTTCTCGCTGCCACTGAAGCGATGAGGTAAGCATCAGGTAACGGCGAGACCAAGCAAGTTGGTTCACTAAAAAAGTCATCGCCCTCACCGCATTGGGTGACCACCGGCGATCTGCCTGATCGGCAACCACCAAAATTCCCGTTGGCTGATGAGCCGGCGAAGTTCGCAGCGCCATCACCAAAATCTGGCCAACTCCCGGCCCATTGAGCCACTGCCTCGTGTCCAAGGGCAAATCGCTTGCTTTCACCTCCAGCGGTTCTGACATTTGCAGCAGCGCCCATTGAACCAGGGCATCCGTTTGGACGGGGACGCCGATCTCGGTATTCAGCGAAAACAAACTATTGGCGATTATCGGCGCAACAATCCGGCCTACAGCTCTCCCCGGCAACCACGTCACCAACGTCACAAGAGGACAGCTCATCACTTGAGCCAACTGCTGCACTCCCAACCGTTCTATCTCCTCCAACGGCAAATGGCCTGATTGCAGCAAATTTGTCAACCCTGATTGAATCATTGTCAGAAGTTGTTGCTGTTGCTCATTAGCGGCTTGTAGCTGCCACTGGTGCAGAATCAGACCAATCTGCTGACTCACCACGGCGATCAATTCTCGCTCTCTATGGCTCCAAGAACGCGTGGTTTCGCTGGCCACCACCAGCAGCCCTTCAATGCCATGACCTGGAGAGGTGCCGCACACCAAAACTGAACGCATCCCCAAATCGAAAAACGCAGAACGCCAAGCCATCAACTTGAAATCTTCGTTCCAATTTTCAATCGCGATCGCTTCGGGACTTTCTTGCAACATCTGAGTGTCTACCTCAGTGAGGGGACTCAGCGGCGTTGATATTGCCCGCCGATTGGCCGGCTGGTTTTGATAGCAGATGTCAAACTGATTGTGTTCAGGGTTGTAGAGAAGCACAAGAAATCGATCAGCCTTGAGGTGTGCTACAAGTTGCTCTCCACAGGTTTTTAACGTGGTCTTCCAGTCATCGTCACTGTAAATCGCATGGGTGACGCCGGCAGTTAAGGCCCGATCCAACTTTGTTTGGTCAAGGGTGGCTTCCATTTGAGACAAAGGAGCAACCAGAGCCAGTAGTTGAGCCGCCCCCCGGACATAGTTTTTCTCTTGTTCCTGCCAAATCCGGGCATCGTTGCCCTCGACTGCCAGAAACCCCAAAATTTCCTTTTGAAACAAAATGGGGGCTGCCAGCAGCGATCTCGCCCGAATCTGCTGCATTAAGCGAGCGGTAATATCCCCTTTGAGGGAGGAATGAGCTTCTCCAATGGAAACAATTTGATCGCTCATTAGCGCTTGATAGAAGCCCCCCAGATCGGACACCATGATGCCTGAGGCTGCTTGATTGTTTTCTCCGAAAGGTGATGTTTTGTGATGATTGCCCACCCTGCGCCAGAAGTAGCGCCGAGTCGGCTCAAACCAGTAGACATTGGTTCGGTTGGGGGCAACAAATTTATGCGTTTCTTCAACGACTGCCTCTAGGCATTGATCCAGGGTGGTGAGGGAACGCAGCCGGGGAAGCAATGCCAACAAGGGCTGTTCCGGATGTTTGGTTTGCCGGCGCTGCCAGTCAATCTCTAGCCGGTAAAAAGCTGCCGCCAGCCCGCCCAAAATGATGGACAGCCGCGCCTTCTCGTGGGCTTTGGGCGAGATGCCCCACAAGTTAGACCCCAGCATGGCAACGCCAAAGCAGCGATCTTTATAACGCATGGGGAAAATTAGCGTGCCTTGGATGCCCAATTGCTGGGCCGCTTTGCGCCACTCTCCAGCCCGCGTTTCTTCTCGCAAATCCGGCACGCCCACAGGTCGTTGTTGGATCACGACCTGCTCTAAAATATCACCGGGAGTGAGGTTAAACCTCTGTTTGAGAATAGAGGCTTCTCCGTTGCCACTGCGCCCTCCCTTGCCTAATAATCGGTGATCGAGGCGATCATAGACGCCAATCCAAAGCAATTGATAGTCAAATGCGATTTCAAGGTATGAGAGGGTAGTTTCAATTAGAACATCGACATTCTCCTCTTCTCGGAGAGTTTGGAGAGTACGCCCCAAGGCAATGAGCTGTTTTTCGTAGGTCGTCTGTTTTTGCTGACCCATCTCAACAAGTTTAGATTTTAGATTTTAGATTTTAGATTGGAGATTGGGGATTGGAAAGATTACTTACCACCCACTACCCATTACCCATTACCCATTACTTGGTCTTTAGTTACTAGCCACCGTGAGGATTGATCTTGGATATTTATCGATCAGGTATACGTCCTGTTTTGTTTTCTGGATTGAATGTTGATTCAGAGTGGTTGCATCATCAGACTATGGATCTGCTGAGCTGGCTTAACCGGCAAGGCGATCACCCACCTGCTAGTTGGATTCAATCACAATTTCAGCGCTCTTGTTGTTTTTCTGACACCCGATTGGAACAAAAATTGTGGGGGCTGAATTTTTCTAATCCCGTTGGTTTAGCCGCTGGGTTTGATAAGGATGGGGTTGCCGCCGGCGTTTGGGCAAGTTTTGGCTTTGGCTTTGCTGAATTGGGAACGGTAACTTTGCAAGCTCAAGCCGGTAATCCCCGCCCTCGATTATTTCGCTTGCCGGCAGATCAAGCTGTCCTCAATCGCATGGGCTTTAACAATCAGGGGGCAGCGGCTATGGCAGCGAGGTTATCTTCTTCCCCTCCTCATTTGCCGGTGGTAGATGACCCCGAAGCAGTGACTGATCGCAACATCCCGATTGGAATTAATCTGGGTAAATCTAAGGTAACACCGCTAGAGGAAGCTGCGGCAGACTATCTTGGTAGCTTTC
The Microcoleus sp. FACHB-672 DNA segment above includes these coding regions:
- a CDS encoding GAF domain-containing protein, with the protein product MGQQKQTTYEKQLIALGRTLQTLREEENVDVLIETTLSYLEIAFDYQLLWIGVYDRLDHRLLGKGGRSGNGEASILKQRFNLTPGDILEQVVIQQRPVGVPDLREETRAGEWRKAAQQLGIQGTLIFPMRYKDRCFGVAMLGSNLWGISPKAHEKARLSIILGGLAAAFYRLEIDWQRRQTKHPEQPLLALLPRLRSLTTLDQCLEAVVEETHKFVAPNRTNVYWFEPTRRYFWRRVGNHHKTSPFGENNQAASGIMVSDLGGFYQALMSDQIVSIGEAHSSLKGDITARLMQQIRARSLLAAPILFQKEILGFLAVEGNDARIWQEQEKNYVRGAAQLLALVAPLSQMEATLDQTKLDRALTAGVTHAIYSDDDWKTTLKTCGEQLVAHLKADRFLVLLYNPEHNQFDICYQNQPANRRAISTPLSPLTEVDTQMLQESPEAIAIENWNEDFKLMAWRSAFFDLGMRSVLVCGTSPGHGIEGLLVVASETTRSWSHRERELIAVVSQQIGLILHQWQLQAANEQQQQLLTMIQSGLTNLLQSGHLPLEEIERLGVQQLAQVMSCPLVTLVTWLPGRAVGRIVAPIIANSLFSLNTEIGVPVQTDALVQWALLQMSEPLEVKASDLPLDTRQWLNGPGVGQILVMALRTSPAHQPTGILVVADQADRRWSPNAVRAMTFLVNQLAWSRRYLMLTSSLQWQREELECLNWYKHRRLEDFFRAMQSGVKKLTELGNHKGSFGSLQIMRLQQILRQLGSSIQSMRDLLKQEQWHLQTQGEIIPVASLMRRTLDRAGGVIHQRQLWTQVHSETHLNVSGDSIKIEWVLYEVLLAACRRSEMGARIDIWCRPFDENRLELSITDSGEMPNLLLSELQAGHDIDLLVPSSLEQPPGLHLVICQRVMRQMGGQLNFYQLEDGRITSQILMPLISKR
- the secA gene encoding preprotein translocase subunit SecA, with the protein product MLKNLLGDPNARKLKRYQPFVADVYILEEEIQALSDEALTAKTAEFKQRLKSAKSLNEEKEMLDELLPEAFAVVREAARRVLGMRHFDVQILGGTILHKGQIAEMKTGEGKTLVATLPSYLNALKGKGVHVVTVNDYLARRDAEWMGQVHRFLGLSVGLIQQGMNPDERRRNYNCDITYATNSELGFDYLRDNMASSMAEVVQRPFNYAIIDEVDSILIDEARTPLIISGQVERPTEKYLQAAEIANALQNEEHYEVDEKARNVLLSDEGFAESEKLLGVTDLYDPNDPWAHYIFNAIKAKELFIKDKNYIIFEDEVVIVDEFTGRVLQGRRWSDGLHQAIEAKEGVEIQPETQTLATITYQNFFLLYPKLSGMTGTAKTEEAEFEKIYSLEVTGIPTNRSAGRRDLPDVVYKTEAGKWVAVAEECAEMHEKGRPVLVGTTSVENSEQLSVLLRERGIPHNLLNAKPENVERESEIVAQAGRKGAVTIATNMAGRGTDIILGGNADYMARLKVREYFMPLIVQPEDESNFGSMRVAAAGGRSNAQGFGTTKKVKTWKVSPQIFPTQLSREAEQMLKNAVQFAVQSYGERSLSELEAEDKVAVASEKAPTDDPVIQKLREVYNLVRQEYEHYTSREHDEVVNLGGLHVIGTERHESRRIDNQLRGRCGRQGDPGSTKFFLSLQDNLLRIFGGDRVAGLMNAFQVEEDMPIESRMLTRSLEGAQKKVETYYYDIRKQVFEYDEVMNNQRRAIYAERRRVLEGLDLKEQVIKYAEKTMDDIVEAYVNPDLPSEEWELNKLVEKVKEFVYLLRDMEPQQLEDLSMEEIETFLHEQVRIAYDLKEAQVDQIQPGLMRQAERFFILQQIDTLWREHLQQMDALRESVGLRSYGQKDPLIEYKSEGYELFLDMMTDIRRNVVYSLFQFQPQVQQPVQASSEMV